In Rhodococcus qingshengii JCM 15477, the sequence CTGATTTTCACCACTGAACGCCGACCGGAAATCCGGTCGGCGTTCAGTCGTATGTGGGCCCGGTACCCAGGGCTACTGGCTGTAGGAACTGAGGAAGTTGCCGAGTCGCTCGAGTGCCGTCGAGAGATCGTCGGTGTTGGGGAGAGTCACCAACCGGAAGTGATCGGGTTCGATCCAATTGAACGCGCGACCGTGGCTGACAAGAATCTTCTCCGATTCCAGTAGATCGAGAACGAACCTCTCGTCGTCGACGATGCCGAACTTGTCGACGTCGAGCTTGGGGAACAGGTACAGCGCCCCGTCGGCCTGTTGGCAACTGATCCCGTCGATGCTGTTGAGCGTGGTGTGTGCGAGATCGCGCTGGGCCGTCAGCCGACCTTGTGGAAGCAACAGGTCCTCGATGGACTGGCGTCCGCCGAGTGCAGTCTGGATAGCGTGCTGCGCCGGCACGTTGGCACACATTCGCATGTTGGCCAGCAATTTGATGCCTTCGATGAAGCTCGACGCCCGCTCGAGTGGTCCGGTGATGGCCAGCCATCCGGCTCGGAATCCGCACACGCGGTAGGCCTTGGACAGTCCCGAATACGTCAGACACAGAACGTCTCGCCCGGTCATCGTCGCAAGGTTTGTCATGGATCGGCCGTCGTAGACGATCTTTTCGTAGATCTCGTCGGCGAAGAGCATCAGATCGTGTTTGCGCGCTAGATCCACGAAGCGTTGCAGCACCTCCGTCGAGTAGACGGCGCCCGTCGGATTGTTGGGATTGATGACGACAATCCCTCGGGTGCGCGGCGTGATCCGAGCTTCCAGATCGTCGAAGTCCGGTGCCCAGCCTTGGCTTTCATCGGTGAGGTAGTGGACGGGCGTGCCGCCGGCAAGTGAAACCGAAGCCGTCCACAAGGGATAGTCGGGAGCGGGAATCAGGATCTCGTCCTCTGGATTGCAGAGGGCCTGCATCGTCAGGGTGATCAGTTCGGACACACCGTTTCCGAGATAGATCTCGTCGACGGTGACGTCGGTGATACCCCGCGTCTGGTAGTACTGGACCACCGCAGTGCGCGCCGAATACAGTCCGCGAGAATCGCAATATCCCTGCGCGGTAGGGAGATTGCGGATCATGGCCATCATGATTTCGTCCGGAGCTTCGAACCCGAAGGGGGCCGGATTGCCGACGTTGAGTCGCAGGATCGTGTGTCCCTGATCCTCGAGTTCTTCGGTCTTGTCGAGAATTCGCCCTCTGATGTCGTACCTGACATTCTCGAGCTTGCGGGCCTGATCGATGGGTGTGTTCACGCGGTTACGTACCTCTCCGGTTCGGGTGGGCGAGTTGTGTTTCAGATGAGAAGGGCGCCTCAGGGTTCGGTCTGGAAACGGACATTGATTCGCGATAGCGCTAGCGGCGAAAGAGGAGTAGCGCTACTATGATTCGACATGTCCAATGATAGCAGTTCGAGGATTGTCGCAGCCTTGCGTGAGTGGATCGCGACGGCTCCTCCAGGCGCGAAGCTTCCGTCCACTCGGTCGCTCGTCAGCCTGCACGGGGCGAGTCCGGTCACCGTGCAGAAGGCGCTGCGAACACTGGTATCTCAGGGGGTTGTGGAGGCTCGTCCCGGTGTGGGGACCTTCGTGCGCGCGGCGCGCGTCGTGCGACCCAACGACTACGGGTGGCAGACAGCGGCGCTCGGATCGCCGAACTATCGTCTGCAGTTGCCCATGGCGCTGCAGTCCACCTCCAACGACGTGATCGCGCTGCATTCCGGCTATCCGGCCCGAGAGCTGTTGCCGGAAGGTCTGGTTCGTGCAGCCTTCACCAGGGCGACGCGAACCGACGCCGTGTTCAATCGGCCCCTCGCTGCCGGGCTTCCGGAACTGCAGTCCTGGTTTGCCTCCGAATTGGGTTCCGCCACTCCTGCCGGGATCACTCCGCCGGGGCCGAACGACGTGGTTGTACTTCCGGGCAGTCAGGGTGGGCTTGCGACGTCCTTTCGCGCGTTGGTGGGGGAGGGACGTCCGTTGCTCATGGAATCGCCGACCTACTGGGGAGCGATCCTGGCCGCCGCGCAGGCTGGAGTCACGGTCATTCCGATTTCCAGCGGCGCCAACGGGCCTGATCCTGAAGAGCTTTCGCGTGCATTCGAACAGACCGGTGCCCGTGCGTTCTACGCACAACCGAGCTTCGCGAGTCCGACGGGAGCGCTGTGGTCGCCGTCGTTGGCTGACAAGGTTCTCGACACCGTCCGTCGGCACGGCGCATTCCTCATCGAGGACAGTTCGGCGCTCGACTTCGGAATCACCGCAGATCCCAGCCCCATCGCTGCACGAGACGACAGCGGTCACGTCGTCTACCTTCGTGCGCTGACCAAGAGCGTGTCCCCGTCGGTGCGAGTTGCCGGATTGATCGCTCGGGGGCCGGCGTACGAGCGGATTCTGGCTGATACACAGGCAGATTCGATGTATGTCAGCGGGATGCTGCAAGCGGTAGCGCTCGACGTCGTGACCCAACCGGCCTGGCGAACGCACTTGCGCAGGCTTCGTCACCAACTGGAGGCCAGACGCGACCTCCTCGTGTCGAGTCTGCGCGAGCACGCGCCGGACGCTCACCTCGACGCCGTACCGAAAGGCGGACTCAACCTCTGGCTTCGGCTCCCGGACACCACGAACGTCGAACGCGTGGTGCAGGACTGCCGGTCGGCCGGCGTCATCGTCGGGGCCGGTGACGATTGGTTCCCGGCAGAACCGACTGGAAAGTTCTTGCGGCTCAACTACGCCGGACCGAACCCGGGTGAGTTCCCCGACGCCGCCCGCATTATCGGCCGAGCAATCACGCAACATATGTAGAACTTCACCTCGCTGGTGGTTGACCTGAACTTCCGTTGAGGTTTTATCGTCGTGTGCATGAACAAACAAGCGATGCAGCCACCGGCCAACCAGCCGATCGGATTCTGGACCGCGCGAGCCGGTGAAGCGATTCGCACGCGCACGCGCGGAGCACTCGAAGCGATCGGCGTCACCCAGCCGGGGTGGTGGGTCCTGCACCAACTTTCGCTGCACCCTGAAGGGGTGGAGCGCGCTGTCCTCTTGCGGACGATCGGTCCGAACGAATCCACCGACGTGATCGATGACGCCGTCGACTCTGCCCTCGAACTGGGGTGGGCGCGCGAAGACGGGTCTGTCCTTCGCCCGACTGATGCGGGCTCCGAGCAGTTCGATCGCGCCGCGCGGGTACAGCAGATGCTGCAGGAAGAGCGGATGCAGGGAATCACCGAAGAGGAGTTTGTCACCACCATCACTGTGCTGCAGCGAACCATCAAGAACGTGGGCGGCGACGCCTGGCACTGGTAGCAGACATTATCCGGGCCCGCTGCCGGGTAGAGCGGCTTCGATCAATTCGACGGCACGGGACACACCGCCCGCCGCTGCGAGTTCTTCTGCCAACTCCGCGCTGCGTCGGCGGAACTCGTCGGCGCTCACCAGAGTCAGCGCCTCACGAAGCTCTACTGCCGTGACGGTAGCGCTGTCGACGCGTACTGCGACACCGGCGTCGACGAGCGAGTCGGCGTTGCCGAACTGATCGACGGCTTGCGGCACTGCGATCATGGGTGTCCCGGTCACCAGTCCCTCGCTGGATCCGCCCATACCCGCGTGGGTCACGAACGCGTCGGCCTGCTGCAGAATCGCGAACTGCGGTACCCAACGGTGTATTTCGACGTTGTCGGGCAATGGTCCGAGATCTGAGATCTGCACCTGCTTTCCGATCTGGAGGACGACGTGCCAGCCGTCCATCTGGCCGAAAGCCTCGACGCAGGTGCGGTAGAAATCCGGATGATCGGTGAATGCTGAACCCAGCGAGATCAACATGAGCTTGCGTTCGGGATCCGGGTTCACCCAAGGTTGACTGCTCGGTTCGAGTGCGGGGCCGACGAACGTGTAGACGTCGCGGTTCACGCGATCGGCGTTGGGCTGCATCGATTCTGCGATCAGCACGATTGCACGGGGTGGGCGTCCGGTGAACTCACGTGGATCGACCTCGACGCCTTCGGCGCGGAAGAACCGGGTCTCCCGATCGAGCAGGTCGACGCCTCTCGGATCGGAACGAATTTCGTCGTACATCGGTGCGGCGTCGGCTTCGTAACCGTCCCAGGCAACGTACGTCGGCGACAACTGGATGATGGGAACGCCCCACTGCTGAGCCAGTATTCGTGCCGGAATGCCGGCGATGTCGTAGAGAAAGAGGTCAGGGCGATCGTCTTCGTAGATTCGGCGTAGCTGCGGCAGCATCGACTCGTAATCGTCCTGGAAAATCGTCAACTGATCGATCAGATCCCCGTCCCAACTCTTCTCCGGTTCGGCGCCGTCGGGAGAAGGGACGAGGCTGGGCAGCGTGGAGACGTACGGTGCGAATTCGGCCCCGGTCGCCTCGATGATCTCACGCATCGACTCGTCGTTGGCATAGGTGACGCGGTGACCGGCGGCGACGAGACGCGCGATGATCGCCAGGCTCGGATTGACGTGGCCCGGTGCCGGAATGCTCACCATGGCGATATGTCTGCGGGTCATCGATCACTCCTGCCGTCTGACTGTTCTGGAACAACTCCGGATACCGGACCGAGACTATCCACCAGGATGGGTGACGGCATCTGATTTTTGCCGGGGAAGTACCGTGCGCACTCGAGTAGGACTACGCATCCGA encodes:
- a CDS encoding pyridoxal phosphate-dependent aminotransferase, whose product is MNTPIDQARKLENVRYDIRGRILDKTEELEDQGHTILRLNVGNPAPFGFEAPDEIMMAMIRNLPTAQGYCDSRGLYSARTAVVQYYQTRGITDVTVDEIYLGNGVSELITLTMQALCNPEDEILIPAPDYPLWTASVSLAGGTPVHYLTDESQGWAPDFDDLEARITPRTRGIVVINPNNPTGAVYSTEVLQRFVDLARKHDLMLFADEIYEKIVYDGRSMTNLATMTGRDVLCLTYSGLSKAYRVCGFRAGWLAITGPLERASSFIEGIKLLANMRMCANVPAQHAIQTALGGRQSIEDLLLPQGRLTAQRDLAHTTLNSIDGISCQQADGALYLFPKLDVDKFGIVDDERFVLDLLESEKILVSHGRAFNWIEPDHFRLVTLPNTDDLSTALERLGNFLSSYSQ
- a CDS encoding PLP-dependent aminotransferase family protein; translated protein: MSNDSSSRIVAALREWIATAPPGAKLPSTRSLVSLHGASPVTVQKALRTLVSQGVVEARPGVGTFVRAARVVRPNDYGWQTAALGSPNYRLQLPMALQSTSNDVIALHSGYPARELLPEGLVRAAFTRATRTDAVFNRPLAAGLPELQSWFASELGSATPAGITPPGPNDVVVLPGSQGGLATSFRALVGEGRPLLMESPTYWGAILAAAQAGVTVIPISSGANGPDPEELSRAFEQTGARAFYAQPSFASPTGALWSPSLADKVLDTVRRHGAFLIEDSSALDFGITADPSPIAARDDSGHVVYLRALTKSVSPSVRVAGLIARGPAYERILADTQADSMYVSGMLQAVALDVVTQPAWRTHLRRLRHQLEARRDLLVSSLREHAPDAHLDAVPKGGLNLWLRLPDTTNVERVVQDCRSAGVIVGAGDDWFPAEPTGKFLRLNYAGPNPGEFPDAARIIGRAITQHM
- a CDS encoding macrolide family glycosyltransferase; the protein is MTRRHIAMVSIPAPGHVNPSLAIIARLVAAGHRVTYANDESMREIIEATGAEFAPYVSTLPSLVPSPDGAEPEKSWDGDLIDQLTIFQDDYESMLPQLRRIYEDDRPDLFLYDIAGIPARILAQQWGVPIIQLSPTYVAWDGYEADAAPMYDEIRSDPRGVDLLDRETRFFRAEGVEVDPREFTGRPPRAIVLIAESMQPNADRVNRDVYTFVGPALEPSSQPWVNPDPERKLMLISLGSAFTDHPDFYRTCVEAFGQMDGWHVVLQIGKQVQISDLGPLPDNVEIHRWVPQFAILQQADAFVTHAGMGGSSEGLVTGTPMIAVPQAVDQFGNADSLVDAGVAVRVDSATVTAVELREALTLVSADEFRRRSAELAEELAAAGGVSRAVELIEAALPGSGPG
- a CDS encoding MarR family winged helix-turn-helix transcriptional regulator; translated protein: MNKQAMQPPANQPIGFWTARAGEAIRTRTRGALEAIGVTQPGWWVLHQLSLHPEGVERAVLLRTIGPNESTDVIDDAVDSALELGWAREDGSVLRPTDAGSEQFDRAARVQQMLQEERMQGITEEEFVTTITVLQRTIKNVGGDAWHW